DNA from Nocardioides yefusunii:
CGAGTTCGAGATCAAGGCCGGCACCCAGTCCGGCACCGAGTTCACGGTGCGCGGCAAGGGTGTTCCCGGCCTGCGCGGCGGCCGCGGCGACCTCGTGGTCACCGTGGTCGTCGAGACCCCGACCAAGCTCTCGGGTCGCGAGGAGGAACTGCTGCGCGAGCTCGCCGCCCTGCGTGGCGAGGAGAGCGTGAGCGGCAAGATGCGCGACTCCTCCAAGTCCGCCTTCGGACGCCTGCGCGACGCCTTCCGGGGACACTGAGATGAGCCTCCCGGTCCACGTCGTCGACGACCTCACCGGCGCCGTCGTCGGCGGTGAGGTCGAGGTGCGCGGCGACGAGGCGCACCACGCCGTCCAGGTCCGTCGGATGACGGCCGGTGAACGCGTCGTCCTCACCGACGGTCGGGGCACCGCCGTCACCGGACCGGTGGCCAGCACCGGCAAGAAGGTCTTCACCGTGAGCGTCGAGGAGCGCGAGGTGCACGAGCACCCCGAGCCTCGTTTCACCGTCGTCCAGGCCCTGCCCAAGGGGGAACGCGGTGAGCTCGCCGTCGAGGTGCTCACTGAGGTCGGTGTCGACACCGTCGTGCCGTGGGCCGCGTCCCGTTCGGTCGCGGTGTGGCGTGGTGAGCGTGCGGTGAAGTCGCACGCCAAGTGGTCCAACGCCGCGCGCGAGGCGGCCAAGCAGTCGCGCCGCGTCTGGCACCCCGAGGTGACGCCGATGGCGTCGACCGAAGAGGTCCTGCGTCTCGTCGCCGAGGCTGACGTGGCGCTGGTGCTCCACGAGGAGGCCACCGAACCTCTGGCCGCGGTCCCGGTGCCCGCCACCGGACGGATCCTGCTCGTCGTCGGCCCCGAGGGCGGTGTCGCCCCCGACGAGGTGACCGCCCTGCGTGAGGCTGGTGCGCACGTGGTCCGTCTGGGCAGCGAGGTCCTGCGGACCTCGACCGCCGGCGTCGTGGCGGTCGGCGCCCTGTTGGCGCGTTCGCCCCGCTGGGGAGCCTGAGCGTCCAGGGGCTCCGAACGCCGTCGTGAGACACACGCAGGGTCCGACCGGTCACCGGTCGGGCCCTGCGTCGTCGTGCGCCGCTGTCGCTCAGCGCACCGTGAACGCCTTGCTGTCCTCGGTGGGGCCGAAGCCCTCCTCGCCCTCGCCCGTCTCGCCGTTCGCGGCGACGAAGACGTACTGGCCCGGCTCGAGGGAGGAGACGTCGACGGAGGTCTCGAAGGGGTAGAGCTTGTCCATCCAGCCCTCGGCGGTGGCGCTGCCGTTCAGCACGACCTCACCGTCGGCCTCGATCCGCCACTGGACGGTGGCCTCGTCGGCGTTCGCGACGCCGGCCACGGCCAGGGTTCCGCGCGCGGTGCTCGCGCCCTGCGCGGGAGTGGTGAGGTTGACCCCGGCGAGGACGTCGAGCGGGTCGGCCGCGGTGACGGGCTCGGAGACGTCGACACCGAACAGGGTCGCGGGACCGGAGGGGCGCTCGAACCGGACCGGGAGGCGGTCCCCAGCCACGGCCTGGAGAGTGTGGACGAGCTGCTGGATCGCGAGCTCGGCCTCGTCGGTCTCCATCCCGTCGGGGGCCTGGGTGAAGGCGTCTGCCTTCAGGGTGACGGTGATCGTGCCGTCGCCGGTGGCGACGGAGTCGAGCGCCATTCCGGGCCACAGGGTGCGGTAGTCGGGGTCGAGGGCGCCGCCGCCGTCGACCAGGCGGGCGGCCTCGGTCAGGGCATCGCCGGTGACGTTGCGGAACTCACGGAACAGGCGGGGCCCGGCCGGGGTGCTGCCGACGAAGTACACCGCCACGGCGCGGGGCGCGGCGGACGTGTTGCCGGCGTCGTCGCCCGTGGAGGGAGTGCTGGGAGTGGCTGCGTCCTCCGGTGCCTCGTCGGTGGGGGCCGGCGTGGTGGTGGCACCGGCGTGCGGGGTGCTGCCCGTGGGCTCGGGCTCGTCGGTGCCGCACGCGGTCAGACCGAGAGCCAGGGTCGCGGCGAGCGCCAGAGTGGTGGCACGGCGGGGAAGAAGCAGCGCGTTCATGTGACGAGAGTAGTCCAGAGGTGCCTGTGGGAGGGGTCGCCGAGGACCCGAAAGAAGCGTCGACGCGGCCCGAGACAGTGTTCGCGAGCCTGCGTAGGGTGTGCCCATGACCGAAGCACCGACGGGCCAGCCCCAGGCTGACTGCCTCTTCTGCAAGATCGTGGCCGGCGAGATCCCGGCCACCGTGGTGGCCGAGACCGCGACCACGCTCGCCTTCCGTGACGTCTCCCCACAGGCCCCCACCCATGTCCTCGTGGTGCCGCGCAGCCACCACGAGAACGCCGCCGCGGTGGCCGAGGCCGAGCCCGGCGTCGTCGCCGACCTCTTCACCACCGCTCGCGCGGTGGCCGAGGCCGAGGGCCTGGGTGGCGACTACCGCACCGTCTTCAACACCGGTGCCGGAGCCGGTCAGACCGTCTTCCACGCCCACCTGCACGTCCTCGGCGGACGCCCCCTCAACTGGCCCCCCGGCTGAACCCACGCCCGCGCCACGCCTGATCGAATGGGGTCGGGACCGGGCCCTCGCTACGATGGGGGTTCGGTTCCTCCCAAGGAAGGTCGCCCGTCCGGGCAGGCATGAGCGAGAGTCCCCTCAGCAGCAAGCACGTCGTGGTGATCCCTCCCGACGTCGACATGGTCCGGGTCCTGGGGCCCGGCGACGAGTACCTGGGCATCATCGAAGGTGCGTTCACCTGCGACGTCCACGTGCGCGGCAACCGGATCACCCTGCGCGGTGACTACCGCGAGGTCGACCTGGCCGACCAGTTGATCGCCCAGCTCGTCGAGATGGTTCGTCGCGGACAGGTGCTCACCAACGACGGCGTCGAGCAGTCGATCATGCTGCTGCGTCGCAAGCAGGAACGTCCCGTCGACGTGCTGGGGATGAACATCCTCACCAACCGCGGTCGCACGATCCGCCCCAAGACGCTCAACCAGAAGAAGTACGTCGACGCGATCGACGACAACACCATCACGTTCGGCATCGGCCCCGCCGGTACCGGCAAGACGTACCTCGCGATGGCCAAGGCCGTCCAGGCACTCAACGCCAAGAAGGTCAGCCGGATCATCCTGACCCGTCCCGCAGTCGAGGCGGGCGAGCGTCTGGGCTACCTGCCCGGCACACTGACCGAGAAGATCGACCCCTACCTGCGCCCGCTCTACGACGCGTTGCACGAGATGGTCGACCCCGAAGCGATCCCGAAGATGATGGAGACCGGTGTCGTCGAGGTGGCACCGCTGGCCTACATGCGTGGCCGCACCCTCAACGACGCGTTCATCATTCTTGACGAGGCCCAGAACACCTCGCCGGAGCAGATGAAGATGTTCCTGACCCGTCTGGGATTCGGATCCACGATCGTGGTCACCGGCGACATCACCCAGGTCGACCTCCCCGGCGGCGTCCGCTCAGGACTCAAGGTCATCGAGGAGATCCTTGACGGCGTCAAGGACATCTCCTTCCACCGCCTCACCTCCCACGACGTCGTCCGGCACGCGCTGGTCGGCAAGATCGTGGCCGCCTACGACCAGTTCGACGCCGCGAAGGAGGTCGAGCGACTCCGCGTCCAGGAGCACCGTGAGGCCCGCGCGGCGAAGTCCGACGCCGCGTCCAAGGACGCCGCCGGCACCTCCAGCCAGAACCCCCGTCCCGCCAAGGAGCGCTGACGCATGAGCATCGAGATCCTCAACGAGTCCGAGCAGCAGCTCGACGTCATCGAGCTGGCCCGACTGGCCCGCTTCGTCATGGACGCCATGCGCGTCCACCCCCAGGCCGAGCTCTGCATCAAGGCCGTCGACGAGGCGACCATCGCCGAGCTGAACGAGAACTGGATGGAGAAGGAGGGCCCCACCGACGTGCTGGCCTTCCCGATGGACGAGCTCCGTCCCGGCCTGGTCGACCAGGAGCCCGAGGAGGGCGTCCTGGGCGACCTCGTCCTGTGCCCCACGATCGCCGAGACCCAGGGTGAGACCGCTGGTCACGGCTACTGGGCCGAGGTCGAGCTCCTCACCACCCACGGCATCCTGCACCTGCTGGGCTACGACCACTACGAGCCCGAGGAGCACAAGGAGATGTTCGGTCTCCAGGACCAGCTCCTCGCCAAGTGGCGTGCGCTCCCGGCTGCCGACAAGGAAGCCATCGCCGGCCCCGACGTCGTCGACGACGAGCCCGTCGAGGGCGGTCAGGCGTGAGCGACGTGACCCCCCTCTCCGCCGAGGACAAGAAGCTCGTCACCCTGGCCCGCGCCACCCGCGCCCGGGTCGGTGCCGCCGAGGGCGCTGCCGTGCGTGACACCGACGGCCGCACCTACGCCGCCGCATCGGTGGACCTCGACTCCCTCAAGGTCTCCGCGCTGCAGGTCTGCGTCGCGATGGCGTTCGCGTCCGGTTCCGCCGGCCTCGAGGCGGCCGTGCGTCTCTCGGAGACTGCGGAGGTCACCGGCGCCGACGTGGCCGCGCTGGTCGAGTTCGGCGGCGACTCCGTCATCCTGCACGTGGGCGACCCCAAGGGTGCCGTCTCCTCCAGCAGCGTCGCGGCGGTCTGATCCCGGACACCGTACGAGTCGTCGACCCGGTCACCGCACTGCGGTGGCCGGGTCGTTCGCGTTGCGGGAACACACCAATTCGAGACCTCGACGCCCTCGACCGTTGCCGCTGATCGTCCTACGGTCGAAGGGTGAGCCAGACGGAAGCGTCACCCATCAGCCACGACCGCCAGGAAGCCCACCGTCTTCACGAGGCGGCCGTGGACCGGCTGCGTGCGTCCTACGCCGCGATCGCTGCGGGGGAGCCGGTACGGCTCGCCAAACGCACCACCAACCTGTTCCGACCCCGTGACCGAGCGGTGCGCGGGCTCGACGTCTCCGGCCTCGACGGTGTGATCGAGGTCGACCCGGTCACCCGCACCGCACTCGTCCAGGGGATGTGCACCTACGAGACGCTCACCGAGGCCACGCTGCACCACGGGCTGATGCCGCTGGTGGTGCCGCAACTGCGCACGATCACCATCGGCGGAGCCGTCACCGGTCTGGGGATCGAGTCCACCAGCCTGCGCAACGGCCTCCCACACGAATCGGTGCTGGAGATGGACGTCCTCACCGGCGACGGCCGTCTGGTCACGTGCTACCCCGGGGACGAGCTGTTCGACGCCTTCCCCAACTCCTACGGTTCGCTCGGCTACGTCGTGCGGCTCCTGATCGATCTGGAGCCGATCGGTGACCTGGTGGGCCTGCGTCACCTCCGGTTCCGCTCGTCGGCCGACTGGGTCCGTGCGGTGGCGGAGATCTCCCGCACCGGAGCCCACGCCGGGCTGCGGGTCGACGCCGTCGACGGAGTGGCCTTCGCCCCCGACGACCTGCGCCTGAGCCTGGCCACCTTCGACGTCGAGGTGGAGGGCCACGACTGGCACGGACAGCACGAACCGTCCGACTTCACCGGTGACGAGATCTACTTCCACTCCGTGCGGGACCGGCTCACCGACCTCGTCACCGCCGAGCAGTACCTGTGGCGCTGGGACACCGACTGGTTCTGGTGCTCGGGAGCCTTCGGCCTCCACGACCCCAAGATCCGTCGAATGTGGCCGCGGCGGTGGCGCCGCTCCGACGTGTACCAGCGCCTCGTCGGCCTCGACCACCGATTCGGCGTGATCCGACGTCTCGACGCGCGTGCCGGACGCCCCCAGCGTGAACGCGTGGTCCAGGACGTCGAGGTGCCGATCGAACGGACCGGGGAGTTCCTCGACTGGTTCGACGCCGAGGTGGGCATGCGTCCGCTGTGGCTGTGCCCGCTCCGGTTGCGTGGGGAGCACACCTGGCCGCTCTACCCCCTCGAGGCAGGGCGGACCTATGTGAACCTCGGTTTCTGGGGGACGGTGCAGGTGGGGCCCGACGCCCCGCACGCCCCCCGCAACCGCGCCGTCGAGGCGAAGGTCGCGGAGTTGGGAGGGCACAAGTCGCTCTACTCCGAGGCCTTCTACGACCGTGCCACCTTCGACCGTCTCTACGGCGGGGCCCATCTTGCTGCGGTGAAGCAACGCTTCGATCCCGAACACCGACTGACCGACGCCTACGACAAGGTGGTGAGGCGACGATGAGCGCCTTCTTCCGTACCGCTGACCCGCACGGATCGTCCGGAGGAGGCTCCGGCGGAGGAGCCCGGGACGAGGGCGGCACCAGCGACGTCGCGGGCACTCTGGCCAGCCTCTTCCGGGACGGGATGCCGGTGCGGCTCACGGCCTGGGACGGCAGCAGCGCCGGCCCTGCCGACAGCCTGCTGGGCCTGCACCTACGCTCAGAACGAGCGCTCTCCTACCTCGTCACCGCTCCCGGTGACCTCGGGATGGCGCGCGCCTGGGCGTCGGGAGACCTGGAGATCTCCGGTGCCCACCCCGGTGACCCCTACGACCTTCTGTTGCTGCTCCTGGACCGGATCGCGCTGCGGGTCCCCGGGCCGGGGGAGTTGGTCCGGCTGGTGCGCACCCTGGGCCCACGCACCTTCGTCCCGCCCACCCCGCCGCCGCAGGAGCACCTGCCGCGGTGGCGTCGTCTGGTGGAGGGGATGCGTCACTCCGAGGCGCGTGACGCCGAGGCGATCGAGCACCACTACGACGTCTCCAACGCGTTCTACTCCCACGTGCTAGGGGAGTCGATGGCGTACACCTGTGCGCTCTACACCGACGCGGACCGGACGCTGGAGCAGGCCCAGTACGACAAGTTCGACCTCGTGGCCCGCAAGCTCGAGCTCGCGCCCGGCCAGCGCCTCCTCGACGTCGGCTGTGGGTGGGGTGGGATGGCGATGCACGCGGCGCGGGAGTACGGCGTCCACGTCACCGCCGTCACCCTCTCGCCGTCCCAGGCGGAATGGGGACAGCGGGCCGTGCGCGAGGCAGGGCTGGAGGGCCTGGTCGAGATCCGTCACCAGGACTACCGCGAGGTGACCGAAGGGGACTTCGACGCGATCAGCTCGATCGGGCTGATGGAGCACGTCGGGGTGAAGAACTACGGCTCCTACTTCACGTTCCTGCGCGGCAAGCTGAAGCCGCAGGGGCGGCTGCTCAACCACTGCATCACCCGGCCGCACAACCACCCCGAGGAGGCCGGTGCCTTCATCGACCGCTACGTCTTCCCCGACGGGGAACTCACCGGTTCGGGGCGGATCGTCACCGAGGCCCAGGACGCCGGACTCGAGGTCGTGCACACCGAGAACCTGCGCAAGCACTACGCGATGACGCTGCGGGACTGGAACGCCAACCTCGTCGAGCACTGGGACGAGTGCGTCGCCGAGGCCGGGGCAGGGACCGCCCGGATCTGGGGTCTCTACCTGGCGGCGTCGCGACTGGGGTTCGAGCGCGACAAGATCCAGTTGCACCAGGTCCTGGCGGTGCGCACCGAGGACGGCGACGACGGTCTGGGTCTGCGTCCGCACTGGTGAGCCGAGGGCGACGGGCTGGTGAGTTCGTGGGTGGGCGGGCGCCGACTAGGCTTGAACGGTGAGCACCCGAGCACTGCAGTACACCGCCACGGTCCTGCGCCGTGAGCAGTTGAGCGACCACTTCGTCCGGATCGTCCTGGGCGGTGAAGGCCTGAGCGGCTTCACCTCGACCGGCATTCCTGACGAATGGGTCGGTCTGGTGGTGCCCGGTCAGTTCCAGTCGCGCTACTACACGGTGCGTTCGTGGGACGGCGTCGAGATGGTTCTCGACATCGTCGTCCACGAGGTCGGTCTGGTCACCGAATGGGCCGCTGGCGACTGCGTCGGTGACGAGGTCACCGTCCAGGAGGCCAAGGGTTCCTTCGAGCTCCCCGAAGGCGCGCAGTGGCTGATGCTCGTCGGCGACCTCACCGCGCTGCCGGCGATGGCCCGGATCGCGGAGGAGACCGACCTCCCCACCCGGATGTGGGCCGAGGTCCCCGACGACCTCGCCTCCTACCTCGCCGCCGCGACCGACGTGACCTGGCTGGACCAGCCCGGACACGGCACCTCCGCCCTGGCCGAGGCCGTCGAGAAGATCGACTGGCCCGAGGGCGAGGGGTACTTCTGGATGGCCGGCGAGTCCGCCCAGATGCGCGCCATCCGCAAGCACCTGATGCGCGAGCGCAAGCTTCCCACCAGCGCCTACGACGTGATGGGCTACTGGCGATCCGTCGCCGGACGACAGCCCCGCAAGATCGACCCGGTCCGCCCCTCGGCGGCCACCTCCAGTCAGGCCGACCAGGCCCAGACCACCTCCACCAGCAAGGACGACGCATGAACGAGAACACCACCCCCGAGCACCGGAGCGGGTTCGTCTCGTTCGTCGGCCGCCCCAACGCCGGCAAGTCGACGCTGACCAACGCGCTGGTCGGCAAGAAGGTGGTCATCACCTCCAACAAGCCGCAGACCACCCGTACGGTCGTGCGTGGCATCGTGCACCGCCCCGACGCCCAGCTGATCCTCGTCGACACCCCCGGCCTGCACCGCCCGCGCACCCTGCTGGGTGAGCGCCTCAACGACCTCGTGAAGACCACCTGGGCCGAGGTCGACGTCGTCGCGGTCTGCTTCCCCGCCAACGAGAAGCCGGGCCCCGGTGACCGTTTCATCGTCAACGAGCTGTCCAAGGTGCGTCGCAAGATCAAGGTCGCGATCGCGACCAAGACCGACCTCGTCAACCCCGAGCAGCTCGGTGAGCACCTGCTCGCCATCCAGGCGCTCGGCAAGGAGACCAACACCGACTGGGCCGAGATCATCCCGGTCTCCTCGGAGTCCGGCGACCAGATCGGTCTGCTCGCCGACCTCCTCGTCGGACTGCTGCCCGAGGGCCCGCAGCTCTACCCGGACGGCGACCTCACCGATGCCCCCGAGGAGATCCTGGCCGCTGAACTCATCCGCGAGGCCGCCCTCGAGGGTGTTCGCGACGAGCTCCCGCACTCCATCGCCGTCACGGTCGAGGAGATGGGCATGCGCGCCAACCGCGACCCCGAGAAGCCGCTCCTGGACGTGTTCGCCACGATCCACGTCGAGCGTGACTCCCAGAAGGGCATCCTGATCGGCAAGAAGGGCTCACGCCTCTCCGCCGTCGGCAAGGAGGCCCGTCAGCAGATCGAGGCCCTGCTCGGTTCGCCGGTCTACCTCGACCTGCACGTGCGCGTGGCCAAGGACTGGCAGCGCGACCCGCGTCAGCTCCGTCGCCTGGGTTTCTGAGCCTCAGCCAACACAGCCTCAGGCCACTCACGCACCAGTCAGAAGTGCTGCGGAACGTCCGTTCCGGCAGCACTTCTGACTGGTGCGTGGCTCATTTCAGGCGGGTGCCCAGCAGTACCCGTACCGCTGTCCGGCCTTCCACTGCGCCTTCGTGGGGCCTTCCTGGCCCCAGGTGACGTCGCGCTTGTTGCTGGCCACCGCGGTGGCGGCGTCGGTGCAGGGCTGGGTCAGGGTCGCAGCGATGGCCTTGCGTCCGGGGTACTTCTCACCCGACAGGTTGACCGTCGAGATCGCCTTCCACGAGTGCTTCTTGGCGCAGGCCACGTGGGTGAAGGTCTTCGAGCCGATCGATCCCTTCGCGCAGAGCTCGTACTTGGCTGCCCTCTCGGTGCCGATCGAGTCGCGCATGCCGCGCTTCACCTTGAGCAGCTTGCCGTTGCTGGGGGCGACGAGGTCACAGCGGTACCAGTCGGCACCCTGCTCCTCCTCCTCGATCGTCGGGGTGAACCACACTGTCGTCAGGACGCTGAGGCGACGCTGCTCCGACGTCCCGCCCAGGTAGGAGCGGAGCTTCTTCGGGCACGCCTTGGCGATCTGCTCCTGAGCGGAGGTGGAGTCCACCTGGTCTGCCTTCAACGTCCCGACGTGGAAGGTCAACGACGTCGACTTCGTGCACGACTCGCCAGCCACCGTCGCGGTCGGCGCCAGAGCGTCGTTCCAACTCAGGACGTGGCAGGACCCGACCTTCGGCTTCGGCGGGGGAGTCGGTTCAGGAGTGGGCGTCGGCGTCGCGGAGGCCGTCGGGCCGGGGGAGTCGCCGGCCTCGGGCGTGGAGTCCTCTCCACTGCAGGCAGAGACGCTCACCAGCAGGGCGGCACCCCACAGGGCCAGAGCGCGGGTGACGGTCCGGGGGCGGGAGCTCATGCGTCCTCCAAGGTGAGTGCGGCCAGGGTGGCCCCGAGTTCGAAGGCCCGGGCCTCATGATCCTCGGTGACCTCGCCCGTCAACGCCAACGGGGGCGCCGCACGACGCCAGGGAAGGGCCGCGACGAGCGACTCCACCGATCGGACCGCGCCGACGGTGTCGTAGTTGCCGTGCACCCACAGCGCCCACGGCACCCGAGGGCCGGAGGCAGGTCCGGTGCTGCCGGAACCGTCGGCGTCCAGGGCGCCGCCCAGG
Protein-coding regions in this window:
- a CDS encoding 16S rRNA (uracil(1498)-N(3))-methyltransferase, producing the protein MSLPVHVVDDLTGAVVGGEVEVRGDEAHHAVQVRRMTAGERVVLTDGRGTAVTGPVASTGKKVFTVSVEEREVHEHPEPRFTVVQALPKGERGELAVEVLTEVGVDTVVPWAASRSVAVWRGERAVKSHAKWSNAAREAAKQSRRVWHPEVTPMASTEEVLRLVAEADVALVLHEEATEPLAAVPVPATGRILLVVGPEGGVAPDEVTALREAGAHVVRLGSEVLRTSTAGVVAVGALLARSPRWGA
- a CDS encoding Gmad2 immunoglobulin-like domain-containing protein codes for the protein MNALLLPRRATTLALAATLALGLTACGTDEPEPTGSTPHAGATTTPAPTDEAPEDAATPSTPSTGDDAGNTSAAPRAVAVYFVGSTPAGPRLFREFRNVTGDALTEAARLVDGGGALDPDYRTLWPGMALDSVATGDGTITVTLKADAFTQAPDGMETDEAELAIQQLVHTLQAVAGDRLPVRFERPSGPATLFGVDVSEPVTAADPLDVLAGVNLTTPAQGASTARGTLAVAGVANADEATVQWRIEADGEVVLNGSATAEGWMDKLYPFETSVDVSSLEPGQYVFVAANGETGEGEEGFGPTEDSKAFTVR
- a CDS encoding histidine triad nucleotide-binding protein, translated to MTEAPTGQPQADCLFCKIVAGEIPATVVAETATTLAFRDVSPQAPTHVLVVPRSHHENAAAVAEAEPGVVADLFTTARAVAEAEGLGGDYRTVFNTGAGAGQTVFHAHLHVLGGRPLNWPPG
- a CDS encoding PhoH family protein; this translates as MSESPLSSKHVVVIPPDVDMVRVLGPGDEYLGIIEGAFTCDVHVRGNRITLRGDYREVDLADQLIAQLVEMVRRGQVLTNDGVEQSIMLLRRKQERPVDVLGMNILTNRGRTIRPKTLNQKKYVDAIDDNTITFGIGPAGTGKTYLAMAKAVQALNAKKVSRIILTRPAVEAGERLGYLPGTLTEKIDPYLRPLYDALHEMVDPEAIPKMMETGVVEVAPLAYMRGRTLNDAFIILDEAQNTSPEQMKMFLTRLGFGSTIVVTGDITQVDLPGGVRSGLKVIEEILDGVKDISFHRLTSHDVVRHALVGKIVAAYDQFDAAKEVERLRVQEHREARAAKSDAASKDAAGTSSQNPRPAKER
- a CDS encoding cytidine deaminase produces the protein MSDVTPLSAEDKKLVTLARATRARVGAAEGAAVRDTDGRTYAAASVDLDSLKVSALQVCVAMAFASGSAGLEAAVRLSETAEVTGADVAALVEFGGDSVILHVGDPKGAVSSSSVAAV
- a CDS encoding FAD-binding oxidoreductase, which encodes MSQTEASPISHDRQEAHRLHEAAVDRLRASYAAIAAGEPVRLAKRTTNLFRPRDRAVRGLDVSGLDGVIEVDPVTRTALVQGMCTYETLTEATLHHGLMPLVVPQLRTITIGGAVTGLGIESTSLRNGLPHESVLEMDVLTGDGRLVTCYPGDELFDAFPNSYGSLGYVVRLLIDLEPIGDLVGLRHLRFRSSADWVRAVAEISRTGAHAGLRVDAVDGVAFAPDDLRLSLATFDVEVEGHDWHGQHEPSDFTGDEIYFHSVRDRLTDLVTAEQYLWRWDTDWFWCSGAFGLHDPKIRRMWPRRWRRSDVYQRLVGLDHRFGVIRRLDARAGRPQRERVVQDVEVPIERTGEFLDWFDAEVGMRPLWLCPLRLRGEHTWPLYPLEAGRTYVNLGFWGTVQVGPDAPHAPRNRAVEAKVAELGGHKSLYSEAFYDRATFDRLYGGAHLAAVKQRFDPEHRLTDAYDKVVRRR
- a CDS encoding SAM-dependent methyltransferase; the encoded protein is MSAFFRTADPHGSSGGGSGGGARDEGGTSDVAGTLASLFRDGMPVRLTAWDGSSAGPADSLLGLHLRSERALSYLVTAPGDLGMARAWASGDLEISGAHPGDPYDLLLLLLDRIALRVPGPGELVRLVRTLGPRTFVPPTPPPQEHLPRWRRLVEGMRHSEARDAEAIEHHYDVSNAFYSHVLGESMAYTCALYTDADRTLEQAQYDKFDLVARKLELAPGQRLLDVGCGWGGMAMHAAREYGVHVTAVTLSPSQAEWGQRAVREAGLEGLVEIRHQDYREVTEGDFDAISSIGLMEHVGVKNYGSYFTFLRGKLKPQGRLLNHCITRPHNHPEEAGAFIDRYVFPDGELTGSGRIVTEAQDAGLEVVHTENLRKHYAMTLRDWNANLVEHWDECVAEAGAGTARIWGLYLAASRLGFERDKIQLHQVLAVRTEDGDDGLGLRPHW
- a CDS encoding siderophore-interacting protein, which translates into the protein MSTRALQYTATVLRREQLSDHFVRIVLGGEGLSGFTSTGIPDEWVGLVVPGQFQSRYYTVRSWDGVEMVLDIVVHEVGLVTEWAAGDCVGDEVTVQEAKGSFELPEGAQWLMLVGDLTALPAMARIAEETDLPTRMWAEVPDDLASYLAAATDVTWLDQPGHGTSALAEAVEKIDWPEGEGYFWMAGESAQMRAIRKHLMRERKLPTSAYDVMGYWRSVAGRQPRKIDPVRPSAATSSQADQAQTTSTSKDDA
- the era gene encoding GTPase Era; the encoded protein is MNENTTPEHRSGFVSFVGRPNAGKSTLTNALVGKKVVITSNKPQTTRTVVRGIVHRPDAQLILVDTPGLHRPRTLLGERLNDLVKTTWAEVDVVAVCFPANEKPGPGDRFIVNELSKVRRKIKVAIATKTDLVNPEQLGEHLLAIQALGKETNTDWAEIIPVSSESGDQIGLLADLLVGLLPEGPQLYPDGDLTDAPEEILAAELIREAALEGVRDELPHSIAVTVEEMGMRANRDPEKPLLDVFATIHVERDSQKGILIGKKGSRLSAVGKEARQQIEALLGSPVYLDLHVRVAKDWQRDPRQLRRLGF
- a CDS encoding septum formation family protein; the encoded protein is MSSRPRTVTRALALWGAALLVSVSACSGEDSTPEAGDSPGPTASATPTPTPEPTPPPKPKVGSCHVLSWNDALAPTATVAGESCTKSTSLTFHVGTLKADQVDSTSAQEQIAKACPKKLRSYLGGTSEQRRLSVLTTVWFTPTIEEEEQGADWYRCDLVAPSNGKLLKVKRGMRDSIGTERAAKYELCAKGSIGSKTFTHVACAKKHSWKAISTVNLSGEKYPGRKAIAATLTQPCTDAATAVASNKRDVTWGQEGPTKAQWKAGQRYGYCWAPA
- a CDS encoding flavodoxin family protein translates to MPRLLLVQHCPTAATRRLGDAVLAGARHPDLEGVVVVVREALDATADDVLAANAVVLGTPANFGYMSGALKHFFDRSFLALGGALDADGSGSTGPASGPRVPWALWVHGNYDTVGAVRSVESLVAALPWRRAAPPLALTGEVTEDHEARAFELGATLAALTLEDA